Genomic segment of Salvia splendens isolate huo1 chromosome 12, SspV2, whole genome shotgun sequence:
GCACCTCAGTTAGGATTTCACCGCGTTCGTTTGCATATTTGTTCGAGTTCTCTAATACTGGAAGATAGACGAATAAAAGCCTattaattggtgctttcattgagagaaACTCTTTACGCATAATGTCTTTCCCACCTCAATGAAAGAATCATTGATAGGCTTTTGGATTGCCCATCGATGTAAAGAGAGCAGAGCGAAGGTGTGTGTGaatgataaaaatatttgattttttaattctGATCAAATATTTCACACATTTATAATGTGTGAGAATACAAAAAGAAAGCCtatgaaataaaacaaatcaactcaaattttaataactatggaaaataaatcaaatcttaacaactacataaataaattataatacataGCTTAAAAATAATATGGAGAttattaacaaaataaatacaaatgTCTATCAGACATTACGCTAAAATTGTTTTATAAATCATAAGATTGATTCTggattataattataataaagtaATACCACCTATGTCACTAAGAGCGTCCACTAAGGGGGCCACGGCCGAGAGTCGCGGCTACCctcttttttgaattttttttattttcttaattctataaatctacctattttttcccattttttttaccccattCCAATCTCCACTCTTTTCAATTTATCTCAATTCTACTTTGAAAAAATGAGTTCCGACGATGAGTTTCAACAATTGGTCGATAGGGAGTTCGATGAACTGGTTGAAGAGGTGCAACGTGAAGctgaagaggaggaggcggcggcggtcctTCGGCCGTTCCATCATCGCCGGACAATCTGCCGTGACCATGTCGGGGCCGACCAGCGGTTGATGGAAGACTACTTTGGCGATAAACCCCCGTTATCCGCCAGAGATTTTCCGTCACCGATTTTGAATGTCACAACGGCTCTTCATCCATATAGCGAAGATGCTAGCGGTCGACCCAGATTATCGACATATCAGAAGTGTaccgctgcaattaggcagcttgcctatgctggccccgctgacatgttcgacgaattgTACAGATGGGTGAAACAACTTCCCTAAGGACGCTGAGACAGTTTTGTAATGGCATCCAGGATATCTTCGACCGGGAGTATCTACGGAAGCCAAATGCCGATGAATGCCAGAGATTGATCGATATGCACGGGACAGTGCACCATTTCCCGGGGATGTTGGGCAgtatcgattgcatgcactcggagtggaggaactgcccggtggcttggaaggggcaGTTCACATCTGGATTCAAAGGGAGACACCCCACGATGACactggaagccgttgctgactaccatTTACgaatttggcatgcgtattttggtgtcgcagggtcgaacaacgacattaacgttcTACAgtcgtctcatctcttcaatGACGAGTGGTGGGGTGAGGGTCCGACGCTAAGATTCGTGGCCAACGACACGCAGTCCAACAAGGCATACTATTTGGCCGATTGGATATACCCTCTTTGGCCCATGTTTGTCACGACGACCCGACAATCGGTTGGGCCGAAGCAATCCTATTTCGCGGcaaaacaagagggtgctaggaaggatgttgagcgagcttttggtgtcttCCAATCGCGATGGGCCATTCTATAGTGCCCGgtacgagtttggcacgaaaatgatgtcgcctccatcatgtatgcatatatcatattgcacaatatgataataaatGACGAAGGATTTGTtgcagagcgctgggcaccggaaTAGGGTGCTAGTACGAGTCACGGTATTGCCACCGCCCCactgcagatgggtgtaccgCGTAGTGATGTATACTTGATCCAACGGTTCACCGATATGCGGAGGGAAACATCACATACGACACTGCAGGCTGATttggttgaagaggtctggaatCGTAGGGGAGGGAGCAGAGCGTGATATGCGTTCGCGGTGTAGTTTGTGTGATGTCGATAATttttgttgtataattttacccctttctataatacaacgaagatttggttttgatttttgtttttattaaattgtgcatttttttaataattattatagcccgataatttttattgtagttaaattaaaatacctcaaaaatgaaaaaaataatatttggtGGCTTGGGCTTATCCACTATAGTGTGAACAAGTATTTTTGGTGGCCCGTCCAAGTTTTGTGGACACCCTAAAAATATGGACTTTGGGgtgcacgaattttaatgtaaaaatggtaaaatagaagagataaaaagaaaaagtgatcgGATATTATCAGTGAGAGAGAAAAACATACCAAAATTGGAAGTGGATAATTTTATGGgaaacgaaaatggaaaaagaagaatatatttatactactccctccgtcccaagataagtgagccAAAACTTTTctgcacgggatttaagaaaatgaggttttgttagtaaagtggaaagtgaataaagtaagagagttaaaaaagtagagagaaaaagttagagagagaatgccaaaaaaggaaattgcccacttatcttgggacgtcccaaaaaggaatgtgactcacttatcttgggacggatggagtatatactaACAAGCCACATAGAGGTGTGACTGTTGACTGTTGTGTTGCGTTTCGATTCAATCCAAAAGCTGCGCATTTCCAGTTCTAAAAATGGAGCGGGAACCAAACCATATAGGAGTATGTAATAATGTAAGGACTAAAACATATATAGTACTACCAAATAGTAGATGTTACACCATGGAAACAACGTAATATGACCATTGATAAGTCATATTCTAGGCTTTGGTTACTGGTCaatatgatgtgcataattgaattatatctgcaaaacagttgcttaagtgtgcaggttgagtgttctagccagtaggcaaagcttcggatatTTCAGGCGAAAAGGGCGCCAGGAGGGTGCAATACTGGCCAGGATGCATGCAAATAAAggttcgagatggagaagaaggatagctggggcTGGTCAACCGCAATTAAGGGCAGAGAAGTCATTTCGCaatgaggttttaccctaaaatcaagggcaaacctccctataaaaggaagccacttggagagataaAACATGGATCTAGAcaccatcatcactcttaggtagaaatctctcggtagttcagttcttcagcccagtccagattctcattcctcaccacagccatgattacctgagttccagaagttcgccggagttccaatTGTTCTCATTTCAGCCAGTGTGATCGTAGTTTAGCTGTTTCATcgcctggagtggcaaacaatctttaatcgctttcgtagtttatttTCAGTTGTTTTTCTTACATTGGATCTGTgaaattttctctattttctgaCTTGAAGTATtttggttgtgatccaaacgtttaaTTGCTATGAATTTGCTTTTGATGTTTTCTTGCGTTTGATTTCCTTTCCTCCTGCCTAGATAACTTAGATTCAGCTGCATTAGTAATTTTCAAGTGTTACAAGCATGTTTTCATTCCCGATTGGTAGATCTGAGTTTATAAGTCTAGATAACTTTTAGATTTTGgttctgaaatggttaagtgtggaaatcTAGTTTACGTGAGTttcgccaccttgcatgtcaacCAGTAAGCATGATTTACAGTTTCACTAGTGTAATTTTTGGATTTGATGTTTAAATCGGTGGATCTGAGTTGTGATTTGTTGAATCTGAAGTTGTTCATAGAGTCTGGATTGTTGTTTGatttattgtgtgtgatactttggcgtatatattgtggagaatttttctctttctttttatttcagtttatgagaagcagttcggctcctgaccagtggagaccgagATACTTcggcgaggatctatactcgtaaccactcgatccggcctgtcgacggctttgtctgacttaggttcgagtagtgacgaggagcaatacaccatagaagggtcaatgccagaagagataccactgatggaaggcaacccaagggagatggctgccaacgtagatgatgatccagagatcggaacgctgaacgcgcatactgaGGGAGAagactgcctgtgatgtgaagccccatgttatcgcaattctgcctacgtactgcgggaagagctatgaaggcccttacgagttccttcatgagttttgtaagatttgtagggcgcagaggaggccagcaggggcaACCGAtgatgactacagattgaaggatttgccgttcgttttgaaaggggaggcaaacacctggttcatgcgactgCCTCCTAATTCCATCGAGAGTTGGGCTGACTTCAAGTCAGCTTTCCTAGGAGAATTTTTCCCGTCATCGAAGACgagcgcgctgaagagagagatcactagtgtgaagcaagggtacgatgagcccttgagtgattaatgggcgaagtatatgagcctcttggatgcgtgtcccaaccatcgcatggcggatatAGAggtacatcataccttttatgagggaatgaacaaggcaacaaaggacctagcaaactcctcgtcaggaggaagcttcacgcagttaagggtcagtgaagctaaGAGGGTCTTAGGGAAACTTTTGagcgcgaagaaggagtacgacaattcaaaaGATGGTTACATCAGAGAAAGGATTGCCAGagccttgtctactgaccaggagcagaagatagagcagaagatggatttgaagatggacgaattgaaaaagacactcctgagcgcaatcgagaagaatgcACCACCGACTTCCCCagctgggaactacaagggtgcagaatagggaaaccaaggaccgagctatgatcagcctaatgacttcgtgaatatggagcaagtcaacaCTGCTGGGTATTACAATTCTAGTGGgtattggatccaggggagacaacgggatgcaccattgagtgaccatccgaactttcgatggggagatgggggccaaaatcaaaaccaaggtccaaGTCAGAACCTATACCACTCTCACCCAAACCAGAATTTTAACCGGAGCCCCGAAAATCCAAacaaccagttcaactggtcaggaaggaaccaacaatcccatagtcaacaacctcaaaaccaacacccacaaaaccagaaccaaaaccctgtttatgtacaACCCCaccaccagagaaactttcaaaattaccagaatcagcctaaCCAGGGTCCGCAACATCAgcaaaaccaaaaccagttccaaaaccagaaccagaaccaatatcaccatgACCAGTACAActctcctggccagtataaccaatacccacctaaccagaaccaacaaaacttccaaaatttccagcccaaccaaagttcccagtataaccagcaccaaggcccaaatcagtcacaatatcccaacaggacaagacgatccatggaggac
This window contains:
- the LOC121757583 gene encoding uncharacterized protein LOC121757583, translated to MGETTSLRTLRQFCNGIQDIFDREYLRKPNADECQRLIDMHGTVHHFPGMLGRSNNDINVLQSSHLFNDEWWGEGPTLRFVANDTQSNKAYYLADWIYPLWPMFVTTTRQSVGPKQSYFAAKQEGARKDVERAFGVFQSRWAIL